In Amycolatopsis sp. EV170708-02-1, the following are encoded in one genomic region:
- a CDS encoding zinc-binding dehydrogenase, which produces MTPVRGAVLREVGRPLEIETLTLDQPGPGELLVRVRAAGLCHSDLSVIDGSRPRPLPMVLGHEAAGEVVEPGPGTGFTTGQHVVLSFVPSCGDCRPCLSGRPALCAPAAEANRNGTLLGGGIRWSAPGGRPGHHLGVSAFAEHIVVSERSVVAVDETLPFDVAALFGCAVLTGAGAVFNATDVRPGDSVVVFGLGGVGLAALLTAKAAGAATLLAVDVVAEKRELALSLGATHALDGDVEAIKDLTGGGADHAIDTTGVVAALQQAYRATRPGGTTVTVGLPDPAAEVALPAQRLVAEEKTLRGSYLGSCVPRRDIPRFIALYRSGLLPVEALLTHRIGLEEINTGFDRLRRGAAVRQVVTFS; this is translated from the coding sequence GTGACGCCGGTGCGCGGCGCGGTGCTCCGCGAAGTCGGCCGCCCACTGGAGATCGAGACCCTGACGCTGGACCAGCCGGGGCCCGGTGAACTGCTCGTCCGGGTGCGGGCGGCCGGGCTCTGCCACTCGGATCTGTCGGTGATCGACGGCAGCAGACCCCGCCCGCTGCCGATGGTCCTGGGGCACGAGGCCGCGGGCGAGGTCGTGGAGCCGGGACCGGGCACCGGCTTCACGACGGGGCAACATGTGGTGTTGTCCTTCGTGCCCTCCTGCGGGGACTGCCGCCCGTGCCTCAGCGGACGTCCCGCCCTGTGCGCCCCGGCGGCCGAGGCCAACCGGAACGGCACCTTGCTCGGTGGTGGCATCCGCTGGTCCGCGCCCGGCGGACGGCCAGGGCATCACCTGGGCGTGTCCGCCTTCGCCGAGCACATCGTGGTCTCGGAGCGTTCGGTGGTCGCCGTCGACGAGACGCTCCCGTTCGACGTCGCGGCCCTGTTCGGCTGCGCCGTGCTCACCGGCGCCGGTGCCGTCTTCAACGCGACCGACGTGCGTCCGGGCGACAGCGTCGTCGTGTTCGGACTCGGCGGTGTCGGACTGGCGGCGCTGCTCACCGCCAAAGCCGCCGGCGCGGCCACGCTGCTGGCCGTCGACGTCGTCGCGGAGAAACGTGAGCTGGCGCTCTCCCTCGGCGCCACGCACGCGCTCGACGGCGACGTCGAGGCGATCAAGGACCTCACCGGCGGCGGCGCCGACCACGCGATCGACACGACCGGCGTGGTGGCGGCCCTGCAGCAGGCGTACCGGGCGACGCGACCGGGCGGCACCACCGTCACCGTCGGGCTGCCCGACCCCGCCGCCGAAGTCGCGCTCCCCGCGCAAAGGCTGGTGGCGGAGGAGAAGACGCTCCGCGGCAGCTACCTCGGCTCCTGTGTCCCCCGGCGCGACATCCCGCGGTTCATCGCCCTGTACCGGTCCGGGCTGCTGCCCGTGGAGGCGTTGCTGACGCACCGGATCGGGCTGGAGGAGATCAACACGGGATTCGACCGGCTGCGGCGTGGTGCCGCGGTCCGGCAGGTGGTCACCTTCTCCTGA
- a CDS encoding putative quinol monooxygenase: MSFVVVARYVTAYRDRVLELLEPMAGASRREPGCLRYTVHTGTEDGIVVIVEEYESEQDFTDHCASEHFQRIVLGEVVPLLSERQVTTCVPAGSER; the protein is encoded by the coding sequence ATGAGCTTCGTCGTGGTGGCGAGGTACGTGACCGCGTACCGGGACCGCGTCCTCGAACTGCTGGAGCCGATGGCCGGCGCTTCCCGGCGCGAACCCGGCTGCCTCCGGTACACCGTCCACACCGGAACCGAGGACGGAATCGTGGTGATCGTCGAGGAGTACGAGTCCGAACAGGACTTCACCGACCACTGCGCGTCGGAACATTTCCAGCGGATCGTGCTCGGCGAGGTGGTACCACTGCTGTCCGAACGGCAGGTCACCACCTGCGTCCCGGCCGGGAGCGAGCGGTGA
- a CDS encoding glycerol-3-phosphate responsive antiterminator, with translation MNERITAAFADVPVCASVVGTAKVGDFANAASRVGILASVPVGQLAKIVPVLTGLEKILFVNIDSCPGLATDRGGVDFLQEIGATGVVSTRVAPIERARAVSMLTMHKVFVTDRSNLNRSLEAVKRSRPDLVELMPAPIIPWMSAQAREVMSPFVAAGFVTDRAGVAHSLAMGALAAASSDSGLWSLTRSQLSAGEK, from the coding sequence ATGAACGAGAGGATCACGGCGGCGTTCGCGGACGTCCCAGTGTGCGCGTCGGTGGTCGGCACCGCCAAGGTGGGCGACTTCGCGAACGCGGCGTCCCGCGTCGGCATCCTGGCGTCCGTCCCGGTCGGGCAGCTGGCCAAGATCGTCCCGGTGCTCACCGGGCTGGAGAAGATCCTGTTCGTGAACATCGACTCCTGCCCGGGACTGGCCACCGATCGCGGCGGCGTGGACTTCCTCCAGGAGATCGGGGCGACCGGGGTGGTCAGCACCCGGGTCGCCCCGATCGAACGGGCACGCGCGGTGTCGATGCTGACCATGCACAAGGTGTTCGTCACCGACCGGTCCAACCTGAACCGCAGCCTCGAAGCGGTGAAACGCAGCCGCCCGGACCTGGTGGAGCTGATGCCCGCGCCGATCATCCCGTGGATGTCGGCTCAGGCCCGCGAGGTCATGTCGCCGTTCGTGGCGGCCGGTTTCGTCACCGACCGGGCCGGGGTGGCCCATTCACTCGCGATGGGCGCACTGGCCGCCGCGTCGTCCGATTCGGGGCTGTGGTCGCTGACCCGGTCCCAGCTAAGCGCAGGAGAGAAATGA
- a CDS encoding FAD-binding oxidoreductase — translation MISSQTIAHPFNRGKYVVGAPTPPRWGDRTPPGQGPASLQTTVVPVPAALTESLREVADAVHTEHDEVVLRTRDWWAGSMIGETAGNPATPDAVIAEVGTVEQVQAVVRLCGEHNVPLTVSAGRSNVTGAALPVHGGVVLDVCGLNRILSFDADSQIVDVQAGMFGDLFETELQKTHGATTGHWPSAFALSTVGGWVACRGAGQLSTRYGKIEDMVVGLDVVLADGTLARFGDYPRAATGPDLRQLFVGSEGTLGVITAVRLRTHPLPGYAKAVAYGFETFAEGLEACRLIMQRGATPAAMRLYDKLESGTHFGLPDTNLLLIADEGDPVLVDAMLRVSSEVCAATGSELDGPAVFERWLDERMIVGKSADGFTPGPGFVADTLEMAGAWSALPTIYDEVVAAIEAVPGTLAASAHQSHAYTDGACLYFSLRGDVEPEKRRHWYRSAWDAANAVLVRHGAALSHHHGSGLLRGPYLADTLGSGFGTFVAVKRALDPRGLLNPGKLGLPSDLGPNPLDSAS, via the coding sequence ATGATCAGCAGCCAGACCATCGCCCATCCGTTCAACCGGGGGAAGTACGTGGTCGGGGCCCCGACGCCGCCCCGCTGGGGCGACCGGACACCGCCGGGACAGGGTCCCGCGTCGCTGCAGACGACCGTCGTCCCGGTTCCCGCGGCGTTGACCGAGTCCCTGCGAGAGGTCGCGGACGCCGTGCACACCGAGCACGACGAGGTCGTGCTGCGCACCCGCGACTGGTGGGCCGGTTCGATGATCGGCGAGACCGCCGGGAACCCCGCGACGCCGGACGCGGTGATCGCCGAGGTCGGCACGGTGGAACAGGTGCAGGCCGTCGTCCGACTGTGCGGCGAGCACAACGTGCCGCTGACGGTGTCCGCCGGCCGCAGCAACGTGACCGGGGCCGCCCTGCCGGTGCACGGCGGCGTGGTGCTGGACGTCTGCGGGTTGAACCGGATCCTGTCCTTCGACGCGGACTCCCAGATCGTCGACGTGCAGGCCGGGATGTTCGGCGACCTGTTCGAGACCGAGCTGCAGAAGACGCACGGCGCCACCACCGGGCACTGGCCGTCCGCGTTCGCACTGTCCACTGTGGGCGGTTGGGTGGCCTGCCGCGGGGCGGGCCAGCTCTCCACCCGCTACGGCAAGATCGAGGACATGGTCGTCGGCCTCGACGTCGTGCTCGCCGACGGCACGCTCGCCCGCTTCGGCGACTATCCGCGCGCCGCCACCGGCCCCGACCTGCGCCAGCTGTTCGTCGGCTCGGAGGGCACGCTCGGCGTGATCACCGCCGTGCGCCTGCGCACGCACCCGCTGCCCGGCTACGCCAAGGCCGTCGCCTACGGCTTCGAAACCTTCGCCGAAGGGCTGGAGGCGTGCCGTCTGATCATGCAACGCGGGGCGACCCCGGCCGCGATGCGGCTCTACGACAAGCTGGAGAGCGGGACCCATTTCGGCCTGCCGGACACCAACCTGCTGCTGATCGCCGACGAAGGCGACCCGGTGCTGGTCGACGCGATGCTCCGCGTGAGCTCCGAGGTCTGCGCCGCGACCGGGTCCGAACTGGACGGTCCGGCCGTCTTCGAACGCTGGCTGGACGAACGGATGATCGTCGGCAAGTCCGCCGACGGGTTCACCCCCGGCCCCGGCTTCGTCGCCGACACACTCGAAATGGCGGGCGCGTGGTCGGCCCTGCCCACGATCTACGACGAGGTCGTGGCCGCGATCGAGGCCGTCCCCGGCACCTTGGCCGCGTCCGCCCACCAGTCCCACGCCTACACCGACGGCGCGTGCCTGTACTTCTCGCTCCGCGGCGACGTGGAACCGGAGAAGCGGCGGCACTGGTACCGCTCGGCATGGGACGCGGCCAACGCCGTGCTGGTGCGCCACGGCGCCGCCCTGAGCCACCACCACGGTTCCGGTCTGCTCCGGGGACCGTATCTCGCGGACACGCTCGGCTCCGGGTTCGGCACGTTCGTCGCCGTGAAGCGGGCGCTCGATCCGCGGGGCCTGCTCAACCCCGGCAAGCTCGGGCTGCCCAGTGACCTCGGGCCGAATCCCCTTGACTCCGCGAGCTGA
- a CDS encoding glycerol-3-phosphate dehydrogenase/oxidase, translated as MFTLPSRRPNAVAAGATPSAPLRLDRRSALTGLDAGEFDLLVIGGGITGAYCALDAAARGLSVALVERDDFASGTSSKSSKMVHGGLRYIEQGNLDLVRHSLLERQRFRRNAPHLVQRLPFLFPILAKDGVFDARIARAFESLLWTYDLAGGWRIGKLHQRLTVDEVLAHAPTLRADHLRGGLMYYDSRADDARLTLAIVRTAARLGAVVANGAQVTGLRTTGGRVTGATVEADGERIDVRARVVVNATGVWADDVDGMASPGHRPQVRPAKGVHIVLPWSKIRNDCTVTVPIPGRARRATCTRWGDVVVVGTTDTDYDGPTDDVHCTRDEMEFLLEGATIAFDTKLGPEDVLGSYAGLRPLVGGSEGTTLDMRRDHHITVASGMVTVTGGKLTTSRHMGELVVDEALGLLGRKARCRTKNLPLLGGAGYDAEATAATGGIAAHLGGRYGTEARFVSALVDEDPALGEPLVPGQPHLKAEVVFAARSEMARSVDDVLSRRTRLRLFARDASVEAAPLVGELLGAELGLPPETVASQVQDYRADVAREKSILLGDNA; from the coding sequence ATGTTCACACTGCCGTCCCGGCGGCCGAATGCCGTCGCAGCGGGAGCGACCCCTTCGGCGCCGCTGCGACTGGACCGTCGCAGCGCGCTGACCGGACTCGACGCCGGCGAGTTCGACCTTCTCGTGATCGGCGGCGGGATCACCGGCGCCTACTGCGCGCTGGACGCCGCCGCCCGCGGCCTGTCGGTCGCGCTGGTCGAGCGGGACGACTTCGCGTCCGGGACCTCGTCCAAATCCTCCAAGATGGTGCACGGCGGCCTGCGCTACATCGAGCAGGGCAACCTGGATCTGGTTCGGCATTCCCTGCTGGAACGCCAACGGTTCCGCCGCAACGCCCCGCATCTGGTGCAGCGGCTGCCGTTCCTGTTCCCGATCCTGGCCAAGGACGGGGTGTTCGACGCCCGGATCGCCCGCGCCTTCGAGAGTCTGCTGTGGACCTACGATCTCGCGGGCGGCTGGCGGATCGGCAAGCTGCACCAGCGGCTCACGGTCGACGAAGTGCTGGCGCACGCCCCGACCCTGCGGGCGGACCACCTGCGTGGCGGCCTGATGTACTACGACAGCCGCGCCGACGACGCCCGGCTGACCCTCGCGATCGTGCGCACCGCGGCCCGGCTGGGCGCCGTCGTGGCCAACGGCGCCCAGGTGACCGGCCTCCGCACCACGGGCGGCCGGGTGACCGGCGCGACGGTCGAGGCCGACGGTGAACGGATCGACGTCCGGGCACGGGTGGTCGTCAACGCGACCGGGGTGTGGGCCGACGACGTCGACGGCATGGCCTCCCCCGGGCACCGGCCGCAGGTGCGCCCCGCGAAGGGCGTCCACATCGTGCTGCCCTGGTCGAAGATCCGCAACGACTGCACGGTGACGGTGCCCATCCCGGGCCGCGCGAGGCGGGCGACCTGCACCCGCTGGGGTGACGTCGTCGTCGTGGGAACCACGGACACCGACTACGACGGTCCGACCGACGACGTGCACTGCACTCGCGACGAGATGGAGTTCCTGCTCGAAGGCGCCACGATCGCCTTCGACACCAAGCTCGGCCCCGAGGACGTGCTGGGCAGTTACGCGGGTCTGCGGCCGCTGGTCGGCGGCTCCGAAGGGACCACACTCGACATGCGGCGCGATCACCACATCACCGTCGCCTCGGGCATGGTCACCGTGACCGGCGGCAAACTCACCACGAGCAGGCATATGGGCGAACTCGTCGTGGACGAGGCGCTCGGGCTGCTGGGGCGCAAGGCCCGCTGCCGCACCAAGAACCTGCCCCTGCTCGGCGGCGCCGGCTACGACGCCGAGGCCACCGCGGCGACCGGCGGGATCGCCGCGCACCTCGGCGGCCGCTATGGGACCGAAGCCCGTTTCGTGAGCGCGCTCGTCGACGAGGACCCGGCCCTCGGCGAGCCGCTCGTCCCCGGCCAGCCGCACCTCAAGGCCGAGGTGGTGTTCGCGGCCAGGTCGGAGATGGCGCGTTCGGTGGACGACGTGCTGTCCCGGCGCACGCGGCTGCGGCTGTTCGCCAGGGACGCCTCCGTCGAGGCCGCGCCGCTCGTCGGCGAACTGCTCGGTGCCGAACTCGGCCTGCCGCCGGAGACCGTGGCGTCGCAAGTGCAGGACTATCGGGCGGACGTCGCCCGGGAGAAGTCGATTCTGTTGGGAGACAACGCATGA
- a CDS encoding FGGY family carbohydrate kinase, with the protein MRRGILAVDEGSTGTRAAVVGEDGQCGPSFYTSIDVSHPRPAEVEQDAMQLLERTVDVARQAVTWAAENDVEITGLSICTQRATAVLWDRETGRPLAPAVVWQDSRYAAELAKLAPEWDRYLWAETGRPVGTRAPFLWAARTLEELGVPAGRALFGSVDTWLVWHLSGRERYAISATNAVAFGGYRLREHCWDTEWLTALGFPADSAPPPLDDDGDYGYTDPDLLGIRVPIAAVMGDQHASLIALGALSPGQATCVHGTGTFVGALAGDEPPEAVGGLDGVLCLVAWRSGGHSRFSLESYTSTTGSALRWLIEDLGLFASAAEISALAAAQPSGEATWFVPTLAGLRTPVQRPDARGMLAGLSLATTREALARAVIDGIAHAVSDTADALRTTMDRPMTHLRVGGGLAASDPLLQSQADFTGLAIERVADSATASLRGAAYLAGTRLGLWPSLAEAVAHQPPGRVFEPAIAETDRLKLRARWQDVLAVSLS; encoded by the coding sequence ATGCGGCGCGGGATCCTGGCCGTCGACGAGGGTTCCACCGGCACCAGGGCGGCCGTCGTGGGCGAAGACGGACAGTGCGGGCCCTCCTTCTACACCTCCATCGACGTGAGCCACCCTCGGCCGGCCGAGGTCGAGCAGGATGCCATGCAGCTGCTGGAGCGGACCGTCGACGTCGCCCGTCAAGCGGTGACGTGGGCCGCCGAGAACGACGTGGAGATCACCGGGCTGTCGATCTGCACCCAGCGGGCGACGGCCGTGCTGTGGGACCGCGAGACCGGCCGTCCGCTGGCGCCCGCCGTGGTGTGGCAGGACAGCCGTTACGCCGCCGAGCTGGCGAAGCTCGCCCCGGAGTGGGACCGGTACCTGTGGGCGGAAACCGGGCGTCCGGTGGGCACTCGCGCCCCGTTCCTGTGGGCGGCCAGGACACTCGAGGAGCTCGGCGTTCCGGCCGGGCGGGCGTTGTTCGGCTCGGTGGACACCTGGCTGGTGTGGCATCTCAGCGGTCGCGAGCGATACGCGATCTCGGCGACGAACGCCGTCGCGTTCGGCGGATACCGGTTGCGCGAGCATTGCTGGGACACCGAGTGGCTGACGGCACTGGGTTTTCCCGCCGACTCGGCTCCGCCGCCACTGGACGACGACGGCGACTACGGCTACACCGACCCGGACCTGCTCGGCATCCGCGTGCCGATCGCGGCGGTGATGGGTGACCAGCACGCGTCCTTGATCGCGCTGGGCGCGCTTTCGCCCGGCCAGGCCACCTGCGTCCACGGCACCGGCACGTTCGTCGGCGCACTCGCCGGCGACGAACCGCCCGAGGCGGTGGGCGGACTCGACGGCGTGCTGTGCCTGGTCGCCTGGCGCAGCGGAGGTCACAGCCGGTTCAGCCTCGAGTCCTACACCTCGACCACCGGCTCCGCCCTGCGATGGCTCATCGAAGACCTCGGCCTGTTCGCCTCGGCGGCCGAGATCAGCGCGCTGGCCGCGGCGCAGCCGAGCGGCGAGGCGACGTGGTTCGTGCCGACGCTCGCCGGATTGCGCACCCCTGTGCAGCGGCCCGACGCCCGCGGCATGCTGGCCGGGCTGAGCCTGGCGACCACGCGGGAAGCCCTGGCCAGGGCGGTGATCGACGGGATCGCCCACGCGGTGAGCGACACCGCCGACGCCTTGCGCACCACCATGGACCGGCCGATGACCCATCTCCGGGTCGGTGGCGGTCTGGCGGCGAGCGACCCGTTGCTCCAGAGCCAGGCCGATTTCACCGGTCTCGCCATCGAACGGGTGGCGGACTCGGCCACCGCCAGCCTGCGCGGCGCCGCCTATCTCGCCGGCACCCGGCTCGGGCTGTGGCCTTCGCTGGCCGAGGCCGTCGCCCACCAGCCACCAGGCCGGGTCTTCGAACCCGCCATCGCCGAAACCGACCGGCTGAAGCTACGGGCGCGCTGGCAAGACGTGCTCGCCGTCTCGCTGTCGTGA
- a CDS encoding MFS transporter encodes MSSSTLSPTGSISNVSQVAALVNGLSRLPRKANLLWYLVLGGLFLDAYSNAALGAGLSPMIKELGLSSTQVGVLTATAPAVAILFNPIGGWLAARIGRVKPLIAAKAIAAIGAVLTSVAGGFGEVWFGRGLVGVAYGIDFAVAMAMLAEYTPAKLRGRLNLWQSVWYVATTVNLGLTLVFFQLDAGVGIWRWSVGSAGVFAIVLLVLQLLFLVESPSWLAAKGRLAEAAVSLRRIYGFQVTPGTASAPDPAQERKIGFRHAGVLFRKPYLPRTFLSTAISLTQSMQYFAVGWYLPVISLAIFGQAFQTATLGSMIFNIAGIIGGALSAYFGRKIGLRTSSAIGYAFAFAILLVMGLGFGKLPIAVGFLLPFLFIFFHSAGPGANGKSIAALSYRSDIRTLGTGVTGMLGSFGSVVGLYVFPQIKESMGLGPTIALLAVVPFLGLVSCLIVRWDPTRSGVDPDDETIDLKLGRA; translated from the coding sequence ATGAGTTCATCGACGCTCAGCCCGACAGGCTCGATTTCGAACGTCTCCCAGGTAGCCGCGCTCGTCAACGGGCTGTCGAGGTTGCCGCGCAAGGCCAATCTGCTGTGGTATCTGGTGCTGGGCGGGCTTTTCCTGGACGCCTATTCCAACGCCGCGCTCGGCGCGGGCCTGTCCCCCATGATCAAGGAGCTCGGCCTCAGCTCCACCCAGGTCGGCGTGCTCACCGCGACCGCCCCCGCGGTGGCCATCCTGTTCAACCCGATCGGCGGCTGGCTGGCCGCCCGGATCGGCCGGGTCAAACCGTTGATCGCGGCCAAGGCGATCGCGGCGATCGGCGCCGTGCTGACCTCCGTCGCGGGCGGCTTCGGCGAGGTCTGGTTCGGACGCGGTCTCGTCGGCGTCGCCTACGGGATCGACTTCGCGGTGGCCATGGCCATGCTCGCGGAGTACACCCCCGCGAAACTGCGCGGACGGCTCAATCTCTGGCAGTCCGTCTGGTACGTCGCCACCACCGTGAACCTGGGACTGACGCTGGTGTTCTTCCAGCTCGACGCCGGCGTGGGGATCTGGCGATGGTCCGTCGGCTCGGCCGGTGTCTTCGCGATCGTCCTGCTGGTGCTGCAGCTGCTGTTCCTCGTCGAAAGCCCGTCTTGGCTCGCGGCGAAGGGCAGGCTCGCCGAAGCGGCCGTCAGCCTGCGCCGGATCTACGGTTTCCAGGTGACACCGGGAACCGCGAGCGCGCCCGACCCTGCCCAGGAGCGGAAGATCGGCTTCCGGCATGCGGGGGTGCTGTTCCGGAAGCCATATCTGCCGCGGACCTTCCTGTCCACGGCGATCTCCCTGACCCAGTCGATGCAGTACTTCGCCGTCGGGTGGTACCTGCCGGTGATCAGCCTGGCGATCTTCGGGCAGGCGTTCCAGACCGCGACCCTGGGTTCGATGATCTTCAACATCGCGGGGATCATCGGCGGCGCGCTCTCGGCGTACTTCGGCAGGAAGATCGGGCTCCGGACCAGTTCCGCCATCGGTTACGCGTTCGCGTTCGCCATCCTGCTGGTGATGGGGCTGGGCTTCGGGAAGCTGCCGATCGCCGTCGGGTTCCTGCTCCCGTTCCTGTTCATCTTCTTCCACTCGGCCGGGCCGGGCGCGAACGGCAAATCGATCGCGGCGCTGTCCTACCGCAGCGACATCCGCACCCTCGGCACCGGCGTGACCGGGATGCTCGGCAGTTTCGGCAGTGTCGTCGGGCTCTACGTGTTCCCGCAGATCAAGGAATCGATGGGGCTCGGCCCGACGATCGCCCTGCTCGCGGTGGTGCCGTTCCTCGGTCTGGTCTCCTGCCTGATCGTGCGCTGGGATCCCACGCGCAGCGGCGTCGACCCCGACGACGAGACCATCGACCTCAAGCTCGGGCGCGCCTGA
- a CDS encoding DUF1801 domain-containing protein codes for MFTVAASNLEEYFAADPAREADLRAVDRLVREAAPELKREFFGGTGAGKPGMGMSLIGYGKFQYRVKSSSEPIDWPIVGLALQKNYLSLYVAAVRNDRYLVEDYAGRLGKVGLGQNCVRFKKAGDLDESGLGALLHHVQDGLATGELEPRYGRVKAS; via the coding sequence ATGTTCACTGTGGCAGCGTCCAATCTCGAGGAATACTTCGCCGCGGACCCCGCCAGGGAAGCGGACCTTCGAGCGGTCGACCGCTTGGTCCGGGAAGCGGCGCCCGAGCTGAAACGGGAGTTCTTCGGCGGCACCGGCGCGGGAAAGCCCGGTATGGGAATGAGCCTGATCGGTTACGGGAAGTTCCAATACCGGGTCAAGTCCTCGTCCGAACCCATCGACTGGCCGATCGTCGGACTGGCGCTGCAGAAGAACTACCTCAGTCTGTACGTCGCCGCCGTTCGGAACGACCGATACCTCGTCGAGGACTACGCGGGCAGACTCGGCAAGGTCGGCCTCGGCCAGAACTGTGTCCGCTTCAAGAAGGCCGGCGATCTTGACGAGTCGGGCCTCGGCGCACTCCTCCACCACGTCCAGGACGGTCTCGCCACCGGCGAACTGGAACCGCGCTACGGCCGCGTCAAAGCGTCCTGA
- a CDS encoding KamA family radical SAM protein codes for MTAIQEPTSPVAAYDQPYDYTRVELTEPDWRRFPGWHDVTEAEWRDAQWQRVHCIRNAKQLRALMGDQLEERFYEDMLADQREMATMSMLLPPQMINTMAPNAGTDPAKVTEAWYADPIRRYMLPVRSDRDTEWPSHPHSERDSLHEAEMWVVEGLTHRYPTKVLAEMISTCPQYCGHCTRMDLVGNSTEQIEKHKLSLKPVDRQDAMIEYLKKTPGVRDVVVSGGDVANVPWPQLESFLMRLMDIDTVRDIRLATKALAALPQHWIQPKVVEGLERVAGTAQRRGVNLAIHTHVNHAQSVTPLVAEAARTALDVGVRDVRNQGVLMKGVNATPADLLDLCFALQGEANILPYYFYMCDMIPNAEHWRVSVHEAQELQHAIMGYLPGYATPRIVCDVPYVGKRWVHQLAEYDRELGISYWTKNYRTGIEHEDPEALQRRYPYYDPISTLPEAGQRWWREQPR; via the coding sequence GTGACTGCGATCCAGGAACCGACCTCGCCGGTGGCCGCCTACGATCAGCCCTACGACTACACCCGAGTCGAGCTGACCGAACCCGACTGGCGCCGCTTCCCCGGCTGGCACGACGTGACCGAGGCAGAGTGGCGCGACGCGCAGTGGCAGCGAGTGCACTGCATCCGTAACGCCAAACAGCTGCGCGCCCTGATGGGCGATCAGCTCGAGGAGCGCTTCTACGAGGACATGCTCGCCGACCAGCGCGAGATGGCCACGATGTCGATGCTCCTGCCGCCGCAGATGATCAACACGATGGCGCCCAACGCGGGCACCGACCCGGCGAAGGTGACCGAAGCCTGGTACGCCGACCCGATCCGCCGCTACATGCTCCCGGTGCGCAGCGACCGCGACACCGAATGGCCGAGCCACCCGCACTCCGAGCGGGACTCGCTGCACGAGGCGGAGATGTGGGTCGTGGAGGGGCTGACCCACCGCTACCCCACCAAGGTCCTCGCCGAGATGATCTCCACCTGCCCCCAGTACTGCGGGCACTGCACCCGGATGGACCTGGTCGGCAACTCCACCGAACAGATCGAGAAGCACAAGCTCTCGCTCAAACCGGTCGACCGCCAGGACGCGATGATCGAGTACCTGAAGAAGACCCCCGGCGTGCGTGACGTCGTGGTCTCCGGCGGCGACGTCGCGAACGTGCCGTGGCCGCAGCTGGAGTCGTTCCTGATGCGGCTGATGGACATCGACACCGTCCGCGACATCCGGCTCGCGACCAAGGCGCTCGCCGCCCTGCCGCAGCACTGGATCCAGCCGAAGGTCGTCGAAGGCCTCGAACGCGTCGCCGGCACCGCGCAGCGCCGCGGCGTCAACCTCGCGATCCACACCCACGTCAACCACGCCCAGTCGGTGACCCCGCTGGTCGCGGAAGCCGCCAGGACCGCCCTCGACGTCGGCGTCCGCGACGTGCGCAACCAGGGCGTGCTGATGAAGGGCGTGAACGCGACCCCGGCCGATCTGCTGGACCTGTGCTTCGCCCTGCAGGGTGAGGCGAACATCCTGCCGTACTACTTCTACATGTGCGACATGATCCCCAACGCCGAGCACTGGCGGGTTTCCGTGCACGAGGCACAGGAACTGCAGCACGCGATCATGGGCTACCTGCCCGGCTACGCCACCCCGCGGATCGTCTGCGACGTGCCGTACGTCGGGAAGCGCTGGGTGCACCAGCTCGCCGAGTACGACCGCGAGCTCGGGATCTCGTACTGGACCAAGAACTACCGCACCGGGATCGAACACGAGGACCCCGAGGCCTTGCAGCGCCGCTACCCGTACTACGACCCGATCTCGACACTGCCCGAAGCCGGTCAGCGCTGGTGGCGCGAGCAGCCGCGCTAA